A single window of Culicoides brevitarsis isolate CSIRO-B50_1 chromosome 3, AGI_CSIRO_Cbre_v1, whole genome shotgun sequence DNA harbors:
- the LOC134834082 gene encoding uncharacterized protein LOC134834082 yields the protein MENSEKLRDCRVILSSQEYEDAMDKYAKQSSPKRYNRIKNASDTESENESKVKDSKPAPKTLKRKKTDPFQIDESDKQFIETIRESANDRSIEVFPEMSPFATRDEDDDALAIETDDDFGEEFKDETPKKEVVNKENVQRQSILDDDEDEKSSNDGRNRFSKLSERERETKDSHGKVVSSTNSERVRFVPYTKQRQRSFTPPSVSPWAMFMSQPAPSSPWTRMPMNVPPPSYPWLHPSTPDTNNDKSPYPSNSSKTSASHTLLSEFSKICRNFMFGTCTGNIQCNRNHTFPDIKWVKHMLYQMSIDEVLTFVISCYNSIHCSRIYFPAISSYFGDRKLQRQLLDAISMAESNYQLLQNYKWIVDGLIRAGDSPYTAIVKLLDNRQNHTAAANRVVVEIIVKTKTEINFLEKLVEFAQNSIEIFDVNLFHNFMQVAMTDPAQIETWKVLIEDILENITLENAFNLLDQRLISSFISYLGKLEGAST from the exons ATGGAGAACAGTGAAAAATTGCGTGATTGTAGAGTTATTTTAAGTTCGCAAGAATACGAAGACGCCATGGACAAGTACGCAAAACAAAGCAGCCCAAAACGCTACAATCGCATCAAAAATGCCTCAGATACTGAAAGTGAGAATGAAAGTAAAGTCAAAGACTCAAAACCAGCACCAAAAACTTTGAAGCGCAAAAAAACTGATCCTTTCCAAATTGACGAGTCAGATAAGCAGTTTATTGAGACGATCAGGGAATCGGCGAATGATCGATCGATTGAGGTTTTCCCGGAAATGAGTCCTTTTGCCACGCGAGACGAAGATGACGATGCCCTTGCTATCGAAACAGATGACGATTTTGGCGAAGAATTTAA GGATGAGACACCTAAAAAGGAAGTTGTCAACAAAGAAAACGTTCAACGTCAAAGCATCCTGGATGATGACGAGGACGAAAAATCGAGCAATGATGGAAGGAATAGATTCTCAAAGTTGTCGgaaagagaaagagagaccAAAGACAGTCACGGAAAAGTTGTGTCATCAACAAATTCGGAAAGAGTTCGTTTTGTGCCATACACCAAACAACGCCAACGATCTTTCACACCGCCATCTGTCTCTCCTTGGGCCATGTTTATGTCGCAACCTGCCCCTAGTTCACCTTGGACTCGTATGCCAATGAACGTACCACCTCCCAGTTATCCCTGGCTTCACCCTTCCACACCTGATACCAACAACGACAAAAGTCCCTATCCAAGCAATTCGTCCAAAACGTCTGCCAGTCACACACTCCTTTCGGAATTCTCAAAGATTTGCCGGAACTTTATGTTTGGCACGTGCACCGGCAACATTCAGTGCAACCGCAACCACACGTTTCCCGACATCAAGTGGGTCAAGCACATGCTGTACCAGATGAGCATCGACGAAGTCCTCACCTTTGTCATTAGTTGCTACAACAGTATCCATTGTTCGCGCATTTACTTTCCCGCGATCTCATCGTACTTTGGCGACCGCAAATTGCAACGTCAACTTCTCGACGCAATCTCCATGGCCGAATCGAATTACCAGCTGTTGCAGAATTACAAGTGGATCGTCGACGGGTTAATTCGTGCGGGTGACTCACCGTATACCGCAATTGTCAAGTTGCTCGACAATCGACAAAATCACACGGCAGCCGCGAACAGAGTTGTCGTCGAAATCATCGTTAAGACAAAGACTGAAATTAACTTTCTGGAAAAGTTAGTGGAATTTGCCCAGAACTCCATCGAAATCTTCGACGTCAACCTTTTTCACAACTTTATGCAAGTGGCCATGACAGATCCCGCCCAAATTGAAACATGGAAGGTTTTGATTGAAgatattttggaaaatattacGCTCGAAAATGCCTTCAATTTGCTGGATCAACGATTGATTTCGTCCTTTATCAGCTACTTGGGAAAACTCGAAGGAGCTTCAACCTAA
- the LOC134834148 gene encoding isochorismatase domain-containing protein 2 — translation MARQLAKLGYLETKKTLFLLCDLQEKFRPGMKLFDPVVKNAAKLVQAGKILNVPLIATEHYPEKLGPIVKELDCSHAKGVFSKTLFSMCTPEVQSKMKELGDLESVVLFGLEAHICLEQTAMDLLKEGFAVHVVADCSVSRSAEDRALALERLRQLGCFVTTSENVIFKLLRDKNHPDFNQVRKLVAHPSEDTGLAKL, via the exons atGGCTCGACAACTGGCAAAATTGGGATATCTGGAGACGAAAAAGACACTGTTTCTGCTGTGTGACTTGCAGGAAAAGTTCCGACCTGGAATGAAGCTCTTTGATCCCGTTGTAAAGAATGCAGCAAAGTTG GTACAAGCAGGTAAAATCCTAAATGTGCCACTGATTGCTACGGAGCACTATCCGGAAAAGTTGGGACCGATTGTCAAGGAGCTCGATTGTTCGCATGCCAAGGGTGTCTTTTCGAAAACGTTGTTTAGTATGTGTACGCCGGAAGTTCAGTCGAAAATGAAGGAGCTAGGTGACTTGGAGTCTGTCGTTTTGTTCGGATTGGAGGCACACATTTGTCTGGAGCAGACGGCCATGGACTTGCTGAAAGAGGGCTTTGCGGTGCACGTTGTTGCCGATTGTTCCGTTTCGCGGTCTGCCGAGGATCGAGCGTTGGCATTGGAACGTCTCAGGCAGCTGGGATGCTTTGTGACGACAAGTGAAAATGTCATCTTTAAGTTGTTGCGAGACAAAAACCATCCGGATTTTAATCAAGTGAGAAAACTAGTCGCACATCCGTCGGAAGACACGGGATTGGCAAAGCTGtga